Within the [Enterobacter] lignolyticus SCF1 genome, the region TGCGGGTGTAATCGAGGTTGGTTTTCGCCGTATCCAGCGTCGCCTGATTGCGCTTGATTTGCGCATCGATCGTGCCGATCTGCGCCTCTTTTACCGCCAGATCCGTCGCCGAGGTATCAAGATCCTGACGGGAGATCAGCTGAGTTTTCGCCAGCTGCTGATTACGCGCCAGCGTCACCTGAGCCAGCTTACGTTCGGCCACGGCCTGCAGACGCTGCGCGCGCAGCTCCATCAGCGTCGCCTCGACTTCCTTGATCTGGTTTTGTGCCTGTTCGGGGTCAATAACCCCCAATAGCTGATCTTTCTTTACCTTATCGCCGATGTTCACCGACAAGGTTTTCAACTGTCCGCTGACCTGCGCCCCAACGTCGACCTTGCGCAGCGCATCCAGCTTGCCGGTCGCCAGCACGCTTTGCTGCAGGTCGCCCTTACGGACAATCAGCGTCTGATACTGCGGGACTGGCGCGTTCAACGTCCGCCACACCCAGCCTCCCGCCAGAAGCACCAGCACGACAATGACGAAATAACGCTTTTTGCCTTTTCCCTTAAGGTTCATAAAAATTCCAGATAATAAGGTCCTGCGGTGATTGTATCTAAACATTTCATCAACGAAACCCTCTTTGGACTAAGTAATTATCTGTTTGTTGAATAGATGTTGAGAAATGCTCTGCTGGAATACCGGTTAATCGAATAATACATACCGGGTTTTCACCATGTCACTCATCGCTGACGCTCCACACGATACCAACCTGCCGCAGCCGAAATCAGGCTGGGATTTATTTAACCTGCTGAGAAAGGGTTTGTTAACCCCAGGCCTTGCGTGGCAGAACCCGGCCTACCGTCGCAAATTCATGCTGCGTTCTCTGGCGACCCCGTTTTCGACCAAACGGCTGCTGGATGCTCTGGCGAAGCAGCCGGGCCTGATGCAGATGCTGAAGGTACAGCCGGGTCTGCCGTGCCGCCTGCACCGTCCGTGGCTGTCGATGAACATGCAGCGTCAGAGCACGATCGATGCGCTGAACTGGCACTATCAGACCATGGCCCAGCGCTTACCGGCGCAGGTGCTGAACGGCTATCTGAGCAAAGCGGGTATTACGCTCGCCACCCTGACCGGTCGCGACGAGCAGACCTTCGCCATTCGTCTGCGTGCCGACGCAATGCTGGACAAAGAAGGTGAAGCGACGCTGATCTTCTGCGACAGCGAAAAGACCGTG harbors:
- a CDS encoding VirK/YbjX family protein, which translates into the protein MSLIADAPHDTNLPQPKSGWDLFNLLRKGLLTPGLAWQNPAYRRKFMLRSLATPFSTKRLLDALAKQPGLMQMLKVQPGLPCRLHRPWLSMNMQRQSTIDALNWHYQTMAQRLPAQVLNGYLSKAGITLATLTGRDEQTFAIRLRADAMLDKEGEATLIFCDSEKTVLAEMTFTLCQFDGKHTMYIGGLQGAKAHVSHELIQVATKSCNGLFPKRLLVETAMIIGKQLGVESIRAVSNETHIYRSIRYRKKKQDKLHADYNSFWESLGGSVDGHADFLLPLVMPRKPMEEIASKKRSEYRRRYELLDSLQAQTEQLCAHKAVSHH